The following coding sequences lie in one Arachis hypogaea cultivar Tifrunner chromosome 9, arahy.Tifrunner.gnm2.J5K5, whole genome shotgun sequence genomic window:
- the LOC112709423 gene encoding DNA-directed RNA polymerase II subunit RPB1-like — MDIRFPYSPAETANVRTVQFGILSPDEIRRNSVVEIEHGKSSEKGKPKVGGLSDPRLGTVDRKIRCATCTADMAECPGHFGHLELAKPMFHVGFLKTVLTVMRCVCFNCSKILAREQDKKFEQALKIGNAKNRLKRILDACKNISNCQGGEDSEELVRIGCGALQPKITIDGIKMIAEYKARRNKNNDHEQLPNPEERKEILSAERVLGVLKRISDEDCELLGLNPQFARPDWMILQVLPIPPPPVRPSVMMHSSCRCEESDDLTHQLATIIKHNENLKRHAKNRSPQHIVSQFSLLLQFHITAYFDNELKGLPRATQRTGRPIKSICSRLKAKEGRIRGNLMGKRVDFSARTVITPDPNINIDELGVPWSIALNLSHPETVTPYNIERLKELVEYGPNPPPGKTGAKYIIRDDGQRLDLRYLKKSCHPHLEIGYKVERHLMDGDLVLLNRQPSLHKMSIMGHRIKIMPYSTFRLNLSATKPYNADFDGDEMNMHVPQSFETRAELLELMMVPKCIVSPQSNRPVMDIVQDTLLGCRKITKRDTFITKDVFMNILMWWEDFDGNVPTPAILKPEPLWTGKQVFNLIIPKQINLTRYSSWHDDNEGGSSITPGDTMVRIEKGELLTGTLCKKTLGASTGSLIHVIWEDAGPDAARKFLGHTQWLVNYWLLQNSFSIGIGDSIADASTMEVINQTISEAKEKVKTLFRDAQEKKLESEPGQTMMDTFEKKVNEVLNEARNDAGKKAQTSLSESNNLKAMVTAGSKGSFINISQMTACLGQQNVEGKRIPFGFIDRTLPHFTKDDYGPESRGFVENSYLRGLTPQEFFFHAMGGREGVIDTAVKTSETGYIQRRLVKAMEDIMVKYDGTVRNSVGDVIQFLYGEDGMDAVWIETQNLDSLKMKKSDFDRTFKYEFDKENWNPSYMLEGPIEDLKSSIELRNLLEDEFEMLEHDRHLLANEIATTGTSSLPLPVNLKRLIRNAQKTFKIDFRRPSDMDPIEIVEAVDKLQERLKVVPGDDLLSQEAQKNATVLFNILLRSTLSSKRVLQEYKLSREAFEWLVGEIESRFQQSLVTAGEMIGCVAAQSIGEPATQMTLNTFHYAGVSAKNVTLGVPRLTEIINVAKRIKTPSLSVYLKPEVSRTSEEAKRVQCDLELTTLRRVTQATEVWYDPDPLYTVIEEDVDFVKLYNEMPDEEVALERMSPWLLRIELNREMMVDKKLSMADIAEEIKHVFDDDLKCIFNDDNAEKLILRIRIMNDEAHRGEIQDDSADDVFLKRIESSMLTEMTLRGIPGISKVFMKSIDVPKFDDNEGFQTHKEWMLETDGVNLLAAMCHEQVDATRSISNHLIEIIEVLGIEAVRRALLNELRAVISFDGSYVNYRHLAILCDTMTYRGHLMSITRHGINQNDTGPMMRCSFEQTVDILLDAAAYAEADHLRGVSENIMLGQLAPLGTGQCSLYLNDEMIKNAFDLQLPSYMDGLDFGKTPAHFSMSTPYLDGLMSPTHLSSPNLRPSPINNAVFSPYGMACGYSAYRSDYSISSPAYDPVSPKYTPTSPVYSPVSPSYSPLSPTYTPTSPAYSPISPAYSPSSPGYSPTSPSYSPISPTYSPSSPWYSPTSPSYSPISPTYSPSSPWYSPTSPSYSPISPIYSPSSPGYSPTSPSYSPTSPYYSRLSAEYSPTSPYYSPSSPTYSPSSPKFSPSSPDFSLTSPQFSASMEYSPSRHGYSPSSTSQYTP; from the exons ATGGATATTAGGTTTCCTTATTCGCCGGCGGAAACTGCAAATGTACGTACGGTTCAGTTCGGAATTCTCAGCCCCGACGAAATC agGAGAAACTCTGTGGTGGAAATCGAGCACGGGAAGAGCTCGGAGAAGGGGAAGCCAAAGGTCGGAGGGTTGAGCGACCCTCGCCTTGGAACCGTTGATAGGAAGATTCGGTGTGCCACGTGTACGGCTGATATGGCTGAGTGCCCGGGGCATTTCGGTCACTTGGAGCTCGCTAAGCCAATGTTTCACGTTGGTTTCTTGAAGACGGTGCTCACCGTCATGCGTTGTGTTTGCTTCAACTGTTCCAAGATTTTGGCGCGCGAG CAGGATAAGAAGTTTGAACAAGCTTTGAAGATTGGGAACGCTAAAAACAGGCTGAAGAGGATCTTGGATGCTTGCAAAAACATAAGCAATTGTCAAGGTGGTGAAGATTCTGAGGAGCTGGTTCGAATTGGCTGCGGTGCCTTGCAGCCCAAGATTACTATTGACGGTATAAAGATGATTGCTGAGTATAAGGCTCGGAGGAACAAAAACAATGACCATGAACAGCTTCCTAATCCTGAAGAAAGGAAAGAGATTCTTTCTGCAGAAAGG GTTCTTGGTGTTCTAAAAAGGATAAGCGACGAGGACTGCGAATTGTTGGGCTTGAATCCGCAGTTTGCGCGTCCTGATTGGATGATCTTGCAAGTTCTTCCAATTCCTCCTCCACCAGTGAGACCTTCTGTTATGATGCACTCATCTTGTAGGTGTGAGGAAAGT GATGACTTGACTCATCAGTTAGCCACAATCATCAAGCACAATGAAAATTTGAAGAGACATGCGAAAAATAGATCACCTCAGCATATTGTTTCCCAGTTTTCTCTGTTGTTGCAGTTCCATATAACCGCATATTTTGATAACGAGTTGAAGGGACTGCCAAGA GCTACTCAAAGAACAGGAAGGCCTATCAAATCAATTTGTAGCAGGCTTAAAGCCAAAGAAGGTCGGATTAGAGGAAATTTGATGGGGAAAAGAGTTGATTTTTCTGCTCGAACGGTTATTACACCAGACCCGAACATTAACATTGATGAACTTGGAGTGCCATGGAGTATTGCTTTGAACCTTTCACACCCTGAGACTGTAACTCCATATAATATTGAAAG GTTGAAGGAGCTTGTAGAGTATGGACCCAATCCCCCACCTGGGAAAACTGGTGCCAAGTACATCATTCGCGATGATGGGCAAAGGCTTGATCTCAGATATTTGAAGAAAAGTTGCCATCCTCATTTGGAGATAGGATACAAG GTGGAGCGCCATTTGATGGACGGAGACTTAGTTCTCTTGAATCGTCAGCCTAGTCTTCATAAAATGTCCATTATGGGGCACAGAATCAAAATCATGCCTTATTCTACGTTTCGGCTTAATTTGTCGGCAACTAAGCCTTATAATGCTGATTTTGATGGGGATGAAATGAACATGCATGTTCCTCAGTCATTTGAAACCAGAGCAGAGTTGTTGGAGCTCATGATGGTGCCTAAATGCATTGTATCTCCTCAATCAAACAGACCAGTAATGGATATTGTTCAAGACACACTATTAGGATGCAGAAAAATCACCAAGAGAGATACCTTCATCACAAAG gaTGTATTTATGAACATTCTAATGTGGTGGGAAGATTTCGACGGGAATGTTCCTACACCAGCAATATTGAAGCCAGAACCATTGTGGACTGGGAAACAAGTTTTCAATCTTATTATTCCCAAGCAAATAAATTTAACTAGGTATTCTAGCTGGCATGATGATAACGAAGGAGGATCATCAATAACTCCAGGGGATACTATGGTCAGAATTGAAAAAGGGGAACTACTTACCGGAACTCTTTGCAAAAAGACACTTGGAGCATCTACTGGAAGTCTCATTCATGTCATTTG GGAAGACGCTGGCCCCGATGCAGCTCGTAAATTTCTTGGCCACACTCAGTGGCTTGTAAACTACTGGCTTCTGCAGAATTCTTTTAGCATTGGAATTGGTGATTCGATTGCGGACGCTTCGACTATGGAGGTTATTAACCAGACTATTTCAGAGGCAAAAGAGAAAGTGAAAACACTATTTAGGGATGctcaagaaaagaagttggagtCTGAACCCGGTCAGACAATGATGGATACATTTGAGAAGAAAGTGAATGAG GTGCTGAACGAAGCTCGTAATGATGCCGGGAAAAAAGCGCAGACAAGTTTATCTGAGAGCAATAATCTGAAAGCAATGGTGACAGCTGGTTCCAAAGGAAGTTTTATCAACATATCTCAGATGACTGCTTGTCTTGGTCAACAGAATGTTGAAGGCAAGCGAATTCCATTTGGGTTCATAGATAGGACACTGCCACACTTTACAAAAGATGATTATGGGCCTGAAAGCCGAGGCTTTGTGGAGAACTCGTATCTTCGAGGGCTGACCCCACAAGAGTTCTTTTTCCATGCCATGGGAGGTAGGGAAGGTGTTATTGATACTGCAGTGAAGACCTCTGAAACTGGATACATCCAAAGGCGGCTTGTGAAGGCTATGGAGGATATTATGGTCAAATACGATGGAACTGTTAGGAACTCCGTAGGAGATGTCATACAATTTCTCTATGGAGAAGATGGTATGGATGCTGTTTGGATTGAAACACAGAATCTTGATTCCCTGAAAATGAAAAAGTCAGACTTTGATAGGACCTTTAAGTATGAGTTTGATAAGGAGAACTGGAATCCTAGTTACATGCTTGAAGGGCCTATTGAAGACTTGAAATCCAGCATAGAGCTTCGTAATTTACTTGAGGATGAATTTGAAATGCTTGAACATGATAGACATCTGCTTGCAAATGAGATTGCCACTACTGGTACTAGTTCTCTTCCACTGCCTGTTAACCTTAAGAGGCTTATCAGGAATGCTCAGAAGACATTTAAGATTGACTTTCGAAGGCCTTCTGATATGGACCCGATTGAAATTGTAGAAGCTGTTGATAAGCTACAGGAGAGACTTAAAGTTGTTCCTGGTGATGATCTCCTTAGTCAAGAAGCTCAGAAGAATGCTACTGTCCTGTTCAATATCCTTCTTCGCAGCACTCTTTCCAGTAAAAGGGTCTTGCAGGAATATAAGCTTTCCCGCGAAGCATTTGAATGGTTAGTGGGAGAGATAGAATCAAGATTCCAGCAGTCACTAGTAACTGCGGGGGAAATGATTGGTTGTGTGGCGGCACAATCTATTGGGGAGCCGGCTACTCAGATGACTCTCAACACATTCCACTATGCTGGTGTAAGTGCTAAGAATGTTACACTTGGTGTTCCCAGGTTAACAGAAATTATTAATGTGGCCAAGAGAATCAAAACACCTTCCTTGTCTGTGTATTTGAAACCTGAGGTTAGTAGGACTTCAGAGGAGGCCAAACGTGTGCAGTGTGATTTAGAGCTTACTACACTTAGGAGAGTGACACAAGCTACAGAGGTGTGGTATGATCCAGACCCATTGTATACTGTAATTGAAGAAGATGTTGATTTTGTGAAGTTGTACAATGAAATGCCTGATGAAGAAgttgctcttgaaagaatgtCACCTTGGTTGCTTCGCATAGAATTGAACCGAGAGATGATGGTGGATAAGAAGTTGAGCATGGCTGACATTGCTGAGGAGATAAAACATGTGTTTGATGATGATTTGAAATGTATTTTCAATGATGACAATGCTGAAAAGCTCATACTTCGTATCCGAATCATGAATGATGAAGCCCACCGGGGAGAGATTCAGGATGATTCTGCTGATGATGTTTTCTTAAAGAGAATAGAAAGCAGCATGCTTACTGAGATGACATTACGTGGCATCCCTGGCATCAGCAAAGTATTTATGAAAAGTATTGACGTTCCAAAATTTGATGACAATGAAGGTTTTCAGACTCATAAGGAATGGATGCTTGAAACTGATGGTGTCAACCTTTTAGCTGCAATGTGCCATGAGCAAGTTGATGCAACAAGGAGCATAAGCAACCACCTTATTGAAATTATTGAAGTCCTTGGAATTGAGGCAGTTCGGCGGGCTCTTCTGAATGAATTGCGTGCTGTCATCTCTTTTGATGGATCTTATGTCAATTACAGGCATCTCGCTATTCTTTGTGATACTATGACTTATCGTGGTCATTTGATGTCAATTACGCGCCATGGTATCAACCAAAATGATACCGGTCCAATGATGAGATGCTCATTTGAACAGACTGTTGATATTCTCCTTGATGCTGCAGCATATGCTGAGGCTGATCACTTAAGGGGTGTCAGCGAAAACATCATGTTAGGCCAGCTTGCGCCCCTTGGCACTGGACAATGCTCTCTGTATCTTAATGATGAGATGATTAAGAATGCATTTGATCTCCAGCTACCTAGTTATATGGATGGTCTTGACTTTGGCAAGACACCTGCTCATTTCTCCATGTCAACTCCCTATCTTGATGGCTTGATGTCACCAACTCATTTGTCCAGTCCAAATCTGCGGCCATCACCAATTAATAATGCAGTTTTTTCACCTTATGGAATGGCCTGTGGTTACAGCGCATATCGAAGTGACTACAGTATATCTTCACCTGCTTATGATCCAGTTTCACCTAAGTACACTCCCACTTCTCCTGTATATAGCCCTGTGTCACCAAGTTATAGTCCTCTTTCCCCAACTTATAC CCCGACGTCTCCGGCATATAGTCCTATATCACCTGCATATAGCCCCTCCTCTCCTGGGTACAGCCCTACATCACCAAGCTATAGTCCTATATCACCTACATATAGCCCCTCCTCTCCTTGGTACAGCCCTACATCACCAAGCTATAGTCCCATATCACCTACATATAGCCCCTCCTCTCCTTGGTACAGCCCTACATCACCAAGCTATAGTCCTATATCACCTATATATAGCCCCTCCTCTCCTGGGTACAGCCCTACATCACCAAGCTATAGTCCTACTTCCCCTTATTACAGTCGGTTATCTGCAGAGTATAGTCCCACATCACCATACTATAG CCCCTCATCACCAACTTATTCTCCATCCAGCCCAAAATTTAGTCCAAGCAG TCCGGATTTCAGCCTAACTTCTCCACAGTTCAG TGCTTCAATGGAATACTCGCCAAGTCGACATGGTTACTCACCGTCATCAACCAGCCAATACACTCCATAG